The DNA window TCATCACGCACAGAGCGAAACTGGAAGACGGACCGGGCCTCTACGAGACGTTTCGCGACAAAAAGGATAATTGCATCAAGGTCGTACTGACGGTCTGAAAGGTTTGGCGTCTACCTTGGCCAGGTCGCATCGTAGCGGCGCGGTCTCCGATGCTCTCCATCCAACCAAACTCTAATTTTGGTGGCTGTCATATACGAGATTTTCTGATGCGGACGCTTGAAATCGACGACCTCATGCGGGGGATGAACAGACCTGAATGATATCTGCTTTTCGCCTGCAATAGACTGTATTATTCGCCACCTTTATCCTTTCCGGGGGAAATAACGCGCAAATTCTGAGATGACGGGGAACTACGCACTGTCCATTTTGTTTGCAAAAATAGAAACCGCCGACAAGAAAGATTCAAATGTCTGGACCGAAAGACGATGAACCATCCCTGAATAAGATTCACAAGGATGCGGAAGGACAATACGCACAAGGCTTGAAGCACAGTGATAATAACGGCGTTGCCAGCGCAAAGCCGACGGTCATTACTGGTTCTGAGGACGCGACTGTAAATAAGAATCCGCCCGGTTCAAAGTCCCTGGAAAAAAAATTGGGATTTGAATTATGACGTGCGGGAAACAAACGAAGGCGACTTTCGCGGCTGATAGCAATTTCGCGCATGATCGACATCCCGTATAAGATCGGTTAGTTGCACCTTTCAACCATTAACTCGGTGTGGCTTCAATCCTTTCGGCATTTGGTCTTCGCAGGTCGGCGAGTTCGGCAGCAATGCGCCTACAGCGCTCATGTCACGCTGGATTTTATGCTGAAAGTACAAGTTCACCAATATGAGGTGGCGCCAAAGAGCTCGAGATGCTTGACAATAGTCATATATCCAATAATCTGGATACATGGAATCAAATAATGCTATTGCGGCGTTTGCCGCCCTTGCCCAATCCACCCGTCTGGACACCTTCCGACTGCTGGTCCGTCACGAACCGGAGGGCGTGCCCGCCGGTGAACTCGCCCGCCTGCTCGAGGTGCCACAGAACACCATGTCAGCCCACCTTGCGATCCTGTCGCGCGCCGGTCTGATTAGAGGCGAGCGCCACAGCCGCTCGATCATCTACCGCGCCGAGATCGATGCGTTGCGCGACCTGACCCTGTACCTTGTCAAGGACTGCTGCGGCGGCAGCGCCGAACTCTGTGTGCCCCTGATCACCGCTCTCACCCCCTGCTGCGACCCGTCCACTTCGGAGAACCTGCGATGATCAGCGACCGCGTCTTTAGTGTCCTGTTCCTATGCACCGGCAATTCCGCCCGCTCGATCCT is part of the Agrobacterium vaccinii genome and encodes:
- a CDS encoding ArsR/SmtB family transcription factor; its protein translation is MESNNAIAAFAALAQSTRLDTFRLLVRHEPEGVPAGELARLLEVPQNTMSAHLAILSRAGLIRGERHSRSIIYRAEIDALRDLTLYLVKDCCGGSAELCVPLITALTPCCDPSTSENLR